Genomic DNA from Mycolicibacterium helvum:
GTCATAGACCATCGAGTTGAGCCAGTCGACCAACCGTTGCCGGGTGGGGTCCTCGGTGAATTCCTGCAGCAGCCGGATGCCCTCACTGGGGCCTGAGCTGAAGATATTGGTGCCGATTCCGCCGATGGTCACCAGCTTGCCGATCCGGTCGGAAAAGTTGATCGCGAAGTTGATGCCGACGCCGCCGCCCATCGAGTTGCCGATCACATCGACTCGGTCCAGGCCCAGGGCGTCGACGAAGGCCGGCACCGCTGCCTGCGCGTCCAGCATGGGGTGGCCACCGAAGTCGTCGCTGACCCCGAAACCGGGAAACTCCAGCACCAGGCACCGGTAATGCTCGGCGAAAAATGCCAGGTTGCCGCGGAAGTTCCGCCAGCCGGTGACCCCGGGGCCGGACCCGTGCAACAGCAGCAGAACGGGTCCTTCGCCGGCCTCGTGGTAGCGCAGAACGCCCTTCTCGGTGGAGATCTCGCGCCGCGTGCCTTCGTAAGTCGTATCCACGGGTGCTATCCGATCACCGCCGCCGCCGGGATGGCAACCAGGCGTACCGGTGGACGGGCCGCGACATCCACAAATTCACCATTGGCCACAGCAGCCTCATTGGTCACAACGTGCGGTAATCTGCTCGGGGACCCGTGTCTTTCGGGTCGTGGCGGGCGAAGGGATGCCTATGACGCAGGTGTCTGACCAAGACGCTGCCGAGGCGGTTACCGAGAGGGACCCGGCGGCCGACTTGCCGCGAAACCGCCTAGATCGTTTCCGCCGCCGGCGGCTGTTGGCCCACGTGAGCATCCTGTCCAAGTTGATTCTCATGATGGTGCTCTGCACCGTGCTGGCGTCGGCTGTCATCGGCGGGATCGCGTTCCAGGCCGGACGCAGTGAGATGCGTGACGCCGTATTCAGCCGGTTGACCGAGGTGAGGGAATCCCAGGCGCGCGAGCTGACCTCTCAGATTACCGATCTGAGAAATTCGCTGATCATTTATACCCACGGAGTGGTCGCTCGCAACGCGCTCGAGGCGTTCACCGCGGGATTCGACCAGCTGGCGAACGCCCAGATCAACCCAGAGCAATCGCGGTCGATCGTCGACTACTACAACAACGGCTTCATCAACGAGGTCGAACGTTACAGCGGCACCAAGCTCGACCCCGCCGCCGTGCTTCCGACATCCAACGCCCAGCGATATCTGCAAGCCAACTACACCGCAAAGAGGCCCCTCAATCTCGATGACGGCGATCAATATGCCATCAGTCTGGATGACGCCCACGATGGAAGTGCGTGGTCCGCGGCCAATGCTCAGTACCAGGACTTCTTCCGGCAGATCGTGACACGCTACGAGTTCGAAGACGCGCTTCTGATCGACGGGCGCGGCAACGTCGTCTACAGCGCTTACAAGGATGTCGACCTCGGTACGAACATCGTCGATGGCCCCTACGCTGGATCCAAGCTCCACTCGGCGTATCTGAAGGCGATGACGTCGAACACGGTCGACTATGTCGGGTTCACTGATTTCGAGCTTTATCAGCCAGCCGAAATGCAGCCGACTGCGTGGATGGTGGCCCCGATCCTCAATGACGGCCGCACGTCCGGGGTACTTGCGCTGCAGTTCCCGATCACCAAGATCAACCGGTTGATGACGTTCGATCAGCAGTGGCGGCAAGTCGGTATGGGTGACACCGGCGAGACCGTGTTGGGTGGCCCCGACGATCTGATGCGATCAGATTCGCGTCTCTTCCTGGAGAATCCTCAGCAGTACAAGACCGATGTCGTCGACGCCGGCACTCCTTCTGACATCGCTGACATGGCGATCCGGCAGGGTGGCACCACCTTGGTTCAGCCGATGACCTCGGCGGCGACCCGCAACGCCCAAAAAGGGGAGACGGGAACCATCATCACTCAGGA
This window encodes:
- a CDS encoding alpha/beta fold hydrolase, producing the protein MDTTYEGTRREISTEKGVLRYHEAGEGPVLLLLHGSGPGVTGWRNFRGNLAFFAEHYRCLVLEFPGFGVSDDFGGHPMLDAQAAVPAFVDALGLDRVDVIGNSMGGGVGINFAINFSDRIGKLVTIGGIGTNIFSSGPSEGIRLLQEFTEDPTRQRLVDWLNSMVYDPALVTEQLIEERWTLATDPDTLASARRMYGKAAFAAMTKMMRNADFPLPWATMHKVKAPTLLTWGRDDRVSPLDMALIPMRTISNAELHVFPNCGHWVMIEAKQAFESTVMSFLQRD
- a CDS encoding adenylate/guanylate cyclase domain-containing protein — its product is MTQVSDQDAAEAVTERDPAADLPRNRLDRFRRRRLLAHVSILSKLILMMVLCTVLASAVIGGIAFQAGRSEMRDAVFSRLTEVRESQARELTSQITDLRNSLIIYTHGVVARNALEAFTAGFDQLANAQINPEQSRSIVDYYNNGFINEVERYSGTKLDPAAVLPTSNAQRYLQANYTAKRPLNLDDGDQYAISLDDAHDGSAWSAANAQYQDFFRQIVTRYEFEDALLIDGRGNVVYSAYKDVDLGTNIVDGPYAGSKLHSAYLKAMTSNTVDYVGFTDFELYQPAEMQPTAWMVAPILNDGRTSGVLALQFPITKINRLMTFDQQWRQVGMGDTGETVLGGPDDLMRSDSRLFLENPQQYKTDVVDAGTPSDIADMAIRQGGTTLVQPMTSAATRNAQKGETGTIITQDYLGQDTLQAYAPVVIKDSDLHWSIVAKVDTSEAFARETSFTKTMVLVTTGIIFVVCLLAIYLAQVFVRPIRRLEAGAQRISAGDYNVTIPVDTRDEIGDLTEAFNEMGRSLTVKEDLLNEQRKANDQLLSSLMPESLAERFKQGEETIAVEHQNVTVIFADIIGLERLQAELAPDASLTLINELIRQIDAAADTLGMETVRTVRNGYLASCGLTVPRLDNVRRTVDFALECEQIVDRFNNETGNDLSVRAGIDTGAVSSGLLGRPSVVYDMWGSVVNLAHQIKDGSPQSGIYVTSSVHEVLEETMRFESAGTTLVDGEAQPIWRLSGRR